A single genomic interval of Penicillium psychrofluorescens genome assembly, chromosome: 2 harbors:
- a CDS encoding uncharacterized protein (ID:PFLUO_003565-T1.cds;~source:funannotate), which produces MAGSARKQKRSRLSDAASDKAPTPNEDRVKRRRFSENSVSIDKPSSQAQDVLAVQSSDIQSKKTRPWLFDRPVGGRYTNLDPLVTPDEAYLFVGLETAVQVYATTTSRLVRTLQVEAGHKVIGFRICPVDPEHLYIFTSSGFVTKWHWQSGKQLARWGSDCLAIAGDLIVNERADHPDVLFFSLQQKEGKRQIVVNALGDEELQGVVVMQTTKRISSFTIAREGRVIVAADGHNLIMGTTTSLDPESIQSVQYTWKEASLPVHSKCFHLRDNASESRNTLQGSYPLDLAVGESGGSILIYQDVLNTLFGQESGRDAEKKSVSRKLHWHRGPVNAVRWSKDGNYIMSGGEESVMVLWQLDTGRKQFLPHLSSPVCNIVVSPGGDSYVVKLADNSVMVLSARELQPSATITGLQLCPEPSSINSPVVAALHPQRAEQLLVAVPASHQSSQYDSQPASRAVLQTYDIRSNCHIARQALTRTNATTLNIGPEGSPILAPDVRYLDVAHDGKWLATTDTWTPHSQDTEAVDSTVSNVASAKPCRSEVFLKFWKWSTSSDTWELVTRVDGPHFSDGRHSALLGLVSRPGAHEFATVGEDAFVRFWCPTARYRSGLKANDEPQVQLDTWKCRGLIDLKGFLGGAQTTSLDTACLAFSEDGSVLAICLSAESAATGGLVLLIDVRSCTVQYRRTGAFHGEPCAMSFLGKYLIISSTHSVTVWDTVDDIVRTIQSSESTGSSSSGNPQLLAVNPRNQTFAVVARGADGSSSDSSKKRRKNRSHMRIYDVPSFQLVFQDHLRNRPLALLSDASSGDYVVIDAAAHVQRLGCEETTVQKTTQTRDSSHHLDSGLTSLFSRTHERNPAQPVDLDSSSQAKGLASVFGSTPSFSLPAMSVLFRNVVQSFGAK; this is translated from the exons CCGTCTCGATCGACAAGCCCAGCAGCCAGGCGCAAGACGTGCTCGCCGTCCAGTCGTCGGATATTCAATCCAAGAAGACACGGCCATGGCTCTTTGATCGTCCGGTCGGCGGGCGCTACACCAATCTGGACCCTCTGGTGACCCCCGATGAGGC TTATCTCTTTGTCGGGCTCGAAACTGCCGTTCAAGTCTACGCAACCACTACCTCGCGCCTAGTGCGTACTCTGCAAGTGGAGGCCGGCCATAAGGTCATCGGGTTCCGAATCTGTCCGGTCGACCCCGAGCATCTCTATATCTTCACATCCTCCGGCTTCGTGACCAAGTGGCATTGGCAGTCTGGGAAACAGCTGGCGCGCTGGGGCTCCGACTGTTTGGCCATCGCGGGTGACTTGATTGTGAACGAACGCGCGGATCATCCTGAcgtcttgttcttctccttgcagcagaaggaaggaaagcggCAGATCGTGGTGAATGCTCTGGGTGATGAAGAGCTTCAGGGCGTGGTCGTGATGCAGACCACCAAGCGGATCAGCTCCTTCACAATTGCTCGAGAGGGTCGAGTCATCGTCGCGGCGGATGGCCATAATCTGATTATGGGCACCACCACAAGCTTGGACCCTGAGAGCATCCAGTCTGTACAATATACTTGGAAAGAGGCGAGTCTTCCGGTGCATTCGAAATGTTTCCATTTGCGGGACAATGCGTCAGAATCCCGAAACACACTTCAAGGCTCTTATCCGCTCGACCTCGCCGTCGGAGAAAGTGGTGGTTCCATTTTGATCTACCAAGATGTTCTCAACACACTGTTTGGTCAGGAGAGCGGCCGCGACGCGGAAAAGAAATCAGTTTCTCGGAAGTTGCATTGGCATCGGGGTCCTGTAAATGCCGTGCGCTGGTCAAAAGATG GTAACTATATCATGTCAGGAGGAGAAGAGTCGGTAATGGTCCTTTGGCAATTGGATACGGGCCGCAAGCAATTCCTTCCTCACCTCTCCTCGCCAGTATGCAACATTGTCGTCTCCCCAGGAGGCGATTCCTACGTGGTGAAACTAGCCGACAACTCGGTCATGGTTTTGTCGGCCCGAGAACTTCAACCTTCTGCCACCATTACCGGACTGCAGCTGTGCCCGGAGCCGTCTTCGATCAACTCGCCGGTTGTTGCCGCGCTACATCCGCAACGCGCAGAACAATTGCTCGTTGCTGTGCCGGCGTCCCATCAGTCTTCCCAATATGATTCTCAGCCGGCAAGTCGCGCCGTGCTCCAAACTTACGACATCCGCTCCAATTGCCATATTGCGCGTCAGGCTTTGACGCGAACCAACGCCACCACACTAAACATTGGGCCAGAAGGGTCTCCAATACTGGCACCAGATGTCAGATATCTCGATGTCGCGCATGATGGCAAGTGGCTAGCAACTACCGATACCTGGACTCCTCATTCTCAAGACACCGAGGCCGTTGATTCCACTGTCTCAAACGTCGCTTCCGCTAAGCCTTGTCGCTCGGAGGTGTTTCTGAAATTCTGGAAGTGGAGCACTTCCTCTGATACCTGGGAATTGGTCACACGCGTGGATGGACCCCATTTCTCTGACGGTCGCCACTCCGCCCTGTTGGGACTTGTGTCCCGTCCGGGTGCTCATGAGTTTGCGACCGTCGGTGAAGATGCCTTTGTTCGTTTCTGGTGCCCTACTGCAAGGTATCGCAGTGGCTTGAAGGCAAACGATGAGCCCCAGGTGCAACTAGATACATGGAAGTGCCGCGGTCTTATTGACTTGAAGGGTTTCCTCGGTGGCGCCCAGACTACATCTCTTGACACGGCTTGCCTCGCTTTCTCGGAGGATGGGTCTGTTCTTGCCATCTGTCTCTCTGCAGAATCTGCTGCGACTGGCGGTCTTGTCCTTCTGATCGATGTGCGAAGTTGTACGGTACAGTACCGCAGAACTGGGGCTTTCCATGGCGAGCCCTGTGCGATGAGCTTCCTGGGCAAATATCTCATCATTTCCTCCACTCACTCGGTAACTGTGTGGGATACAGTCGACGACATTGTCAGAACCATTCAGTCATCAGAATCGACCGgttcctcttcctccggaAACCCCCAGCTCCTCGCGGTGAACCCTCGCAATCAAACCTTTGCAGTCGTAGCTCGGGGAGCCGATGGTTCTTCGAGTGATTCAAGCAAGAAACGACGCAAGAATCGGTCTCACATGCGCATCTACGATGTCCCATCCTTCCAGTTGGTATTCCAGGACCATTTGCGAAACCGTCCACTCGCATTGCTTTCGGATGCCTCTTCCGGCGACTACGTTGTCATCGATGCGGCAGCTCATGTGCAGCGCTTGGGCTGCGAGGAAACAACAGTTCAGAAAACCACCCAGACTCGGGATTCATCCCACCATCTCGATTCTGGATTGACGAGCCTTTTCAGTCGGACACATGAGCGCAATCCCGCACAACCTGTCGACCTGGATTCTTCATCACAGGCCAAGGGGCTGGCCAGTGTATTTGGGAGCACGCCCTCGTTCTCTCTACCTGCTATGAGCGTTCTCTTTAGGAATGTGGTTCAGTCTTTCGGCGCCAAGTGA